In one Drosophila pseudoobscura strain MV-25-SWS-2005 chromosome X, UCI_Dpse_MV25, whole genome shotgun sequence genomic region, the following are encoded:
- the LOC6902031 gene encoding serine/arginine repetitive matrix protein 2 isoform X9, whose translation MELECDLGAIQNEELLRKMWQQSEDSERKKQIRSHLYKLRESRLCNLYRHEADPMAEPQGNGNGNGTSSLTGFGAKDPLATSHGDALLDQNFQSLKSKEVRDSMSPTHELKFHSMTLTQPSSTGWDVQTSSEVSPDGRAFRTETLAKTDGIEKLNGGGLAEFKGRNEQSSSASHQGDDQNYVKKASESTNTQLQEKVVFGDENSGRTEMKVSSTSTSSSSTKKVVSSSSSKVDFGDEPAQPRYLMDDQEKVYQQQHQQQQQREQREWEEQCRIQEKRVQEQRILEQRILQEQQQRQQQEERYSESREQSNSTRNVQTQQHYEENKRYVDMDKASPEYQRHVQHLMSQPGEIISNTVEYPKPNVKMITTVKRLPDGTIVKNKRYETEQVNPQTQRQTQSQTQTQTQSQTQRRTQDVHDSHIRNQSQNQSQPRDVVDNAEPLGRRPGQQQQPVDQEQLTQSQSFSSVKKSSRRFSTETTSETVEEFDDRGQPITSSPAVRPTAQSPRQPAAPPTSDFSTHGFPSVRPNKPTQEFSSQRPSKEEEEVVVVKSEKSRNVKQSTSSQRTIETEIVGDDQHQPHHRPQSQPQIAAPTPSWEQPASPRRQPVDDYSTHGFPSVRSRPDQPDGEVIVTSKSVSRNQSASHKSQTERIIETQVDQDYPKAPHSHTHTHSITTHSHSPQSTGQPASPRRTHPSTHGFPSARSPTRPTPDSAARRPAAGARPGTRPGNAPNSSDTTTTTTTVTRRQLQKEREVDAAHRAFAASLRSSSPADSTTSVGSHHHQTPRSSISSTRTYRREGREGSHDSQAPSESSRISTTTVTRQTAGGSAPATPKTVAKTPPPQQQVVKQQQVTTKTISNEPKSPTQKAATTTVTTTTTSTTKTGGGGGPSSPTAAVAPPSPTPAAAPASPAPVPDNKLSQYTYTTTKPGDIFSLPPTPTPTTPPTINNEPTTLTTNKDNTTATAATAGSGTGTTTTTTAIPTATRTILSDSQEQEPIRKVKVIANEAHETVAVAVAEPPCVKRLYYQLGPETLSEGEPVPRPSESVATKQKAPPKMRNQPNHNRNYDDDQNEPEHEPKPLASSRGSSKSPSVERRPVFRETTFEGRRVSQPEEDVLLIEEQILIDETLIQSQPKPKPNQSSPEPRFPRSRTQSPEKPRVSPRQSPEKQPQHPLSGTRRPSAEKQLPAKESPQKPAAATTAPRQGSPEKQLPSKYPTPTTMGRPKSPEKAELERAQSPEKEPGLPRRSFQLPKESSPSQKTAPEWQSLPKAQTPSEPGLPTSPQRAQSPGKEPAFSRGSPRQSPEKESPSPRSLTPTNPSIQQKREEDLFRSTITTTQTRKTKKNLNDEFLTNERQSQPQNEKETQPQQLPQTQPEEAIESPDGGLFSKGGDSEPEPVEEGAAPTYRKKGLSRRETFEDRCRKILGMEEDGDTQGSYITRPNDDDGDDDDDDDADQNQEEEDEQKIRQTTTTKTETIEVKIEDCLDDDDDDNDQPSRRVTETFVVRTQPKIKVEEVQPQQELSELFVDVEEPSKEEEDLPRNPKGDAETINVNEETTIFITKRPSKSPSPLPKTTLKSASKSPSPSPSPSSIPIFEPEPETTSFITEKTIDCQSKTIKKSLPEGGCTTKKSPLKKVEPQEELPKKRPSVTTNTKTETERRNSRTSSSKQAPNPHPKATAPKSPRKESLTGRKPETRTNTTTTTTTKTGRKPSDASPSPSASTSPSIKDRLRSSPRKQQPQSQPQSQNKTPIKVDHVDGDTTTSPDVSPTRGERRRSSNISVHTEIIIDHTAPKSPRTERRPQLIAALSPAAARKLPVTERKDSAPVPRVTRRDKADKVMRSTSENIIKVVNGQKNPIAKNPSKQQPEMSSLRPVERGSRPSKCFTTKTINLSEQLLVNSEDMIIDIQQAKSSREPSPDRIVPTPVNAAMDKDTGKPRYPDVVQEPDDEPRKKPQVTNIPIFEEAANAYVGCQISELRNSNGLDDDILDNPMVEAPQSLDYPTTSSPGTSTDQSHPVEPVQPQDTDECLLSVHEKVSRFTHSAEQVKQPRSSVPFSREFDENAKIPENDECLLSINQKVDKFLRTAENITRQPLTPTPSREMERPRPSFEEIDEELRQDDCTLSVSQKVHKFIDTAEKLAPTAPQKSPRLVASIERHISRQDTDLEQESEPELQSDREEEEYPKQPQVESEEEEPLPMTKSHTTAIELKRQKDILNRPSVFGQPRATEALRKPSIVSKQNGTKLRSTPSSTSTSLITEERRSYRNQTTTGSTTTGKPKSPQQPSSTPRGATPSKPTTSGGSPTKPTTTGGGSKRTVEHVSQKQWVISDVDVDVEVVGPPPPTHSNSRKPQSRTRSRSRSPSASPSRSSPSPSSTPSRSPSRRTIGTTKSNLNSTAASVVKTTTEHHHQHQHNHSKSQRHSPSSTTKQKSPMPTSSPSPSPSPTNHPSKTIGTATTADPEPHVHVESLPAIPNGSGVGRTVATRRNVFEKTPPQQAAPTSTTEPQPGGRRPSYMDHTKSSLEHIRRDSLEINKNNYSRKSSVEDDSGLEPRNPNTSVKFDVPKKEDKIKLKIDLEIEEIFDLQVLEQLLETVSSYEMRRRIRAQMRLIRKNMINAGITTTTTTTTTTVKTSPNAAAPLASQQPKKQAQQEAIPPRDRSRSPEAKTISSSFKGVRTTSTTSSSSSTRRQRGEQEVDSTTGTGGATPQGKPPVKPRERSASPAQRRRSSPPGKQSPVSIATTTTRTSNNGAGSRAGTPSKPAHQGPIWADRTKVLKGHGPVSNGGSSPRKGSATSTTSTSSTGKMTRTLQSTSTSSSSTASSSTRAAKPKQREEDSITSSYGVGPTDENGLPLFGIRALKKKSQPAPCETKQEVTGFVIEEQFYSDNKSPPRHERKELIYSSNADELASIQKQLLLDDDYQPELNTKLVREFKKVESELQPEPDGRYVRRGSVKELSEKFIRKESSSSTHSSTSQSMMSSRTEHADADEEETEDSESNEVCSVIEAPQMRQGSTTSSLTTTRSSNTRSFLNSSADQRQVTSVDDVLERMRNADNVEEPGDTNEDREARALLNKFLGASVIMQGVESMLPPTATGQRLNSQGVKTTRITNTYSKSGTGKVSSSASSAPVTRTTCDIEEIQDEQILKQLLEQASTYEERRKIRARLRELMAEREEKKNSAAASKPKEEAEEESSASEYEEIIEEVTDYSDDDDNNEEETTKKELPKEEKKVEKKVASAAVASAASKESKVSESVTKKLAKVELSEQATTSTTSSTSTTSTTDGVQTVQQAQQNRQQSSTTSEQRSETKSKDGVTTTTTKVTTRTVSGSAASKNISPLAKFKQLDKQAAAQQAQKSSPTTSTPTTPGGGSSQPLFKFTDPALNARAATVKDQLLQWCQHKTQEYENVQISNFSSSWSDGLAFCALIHHFLPDAFDYSTLTKQTRRHNFEVAFSVADEKAGIAPLLDVEDMVEMSRPDWKCVFVYVQSIYRRFRNCQ comes from the exons tggcagcagtcCGAGGACAGCGAACGCAAGAAGCAGATCCGATCGCATCTCTACAAACTGCGAGAGTCGCGTCTCTGCAATCTCTACAGGCACGAAGCGGACCCAATGGCGGAGCCCCAGGGAAACGGTAATGGTAATGGAACGTCGTCGCTGACTGGATTCGGGGCCAAGGATCCCCTGGCCACAAGCCACGGAGACGCGCTGCTGGACCAGAATTTCCAGAGCCTCAAGTCCAAGGAGGTGCGCGACTCGATGAGCCCCACCCATGAGCTCAAGTTCCATTCAATGACCCTCACGCAGCCGAGCAGCACGGGCTGGGATGTGCAGACCTCCTCGGAGGTCAGTCCCGATGGCAGGGCCTTCCGCACGGAAACTCTGGCCAAGACAGATG GCATTGAGAAGCTCAATGGTGGCGGCCTGGCCGAGTTCAAGGGAAGGAACGAGCAGAGCTCGAGTGCCTCGCACCAGGGGGATGACCAGAACTACGTGAAGAAGGCCTCGGAGAGCACCAACACCCAGCTGCAGGAAAAGGTGGTGTTCGGCGATGAGAATAGCGGACGCACCGAGATGAAGGTgagctccacctccacctcgtcctcgtccaccAAGAAGGTGGTGTCATCATCCTCCTCGAAGGTGGACTTCGGGGATGAGCCCGCCCAGCCGCGTTACCTGATGGATGACCAGGAGAAGGTGtaccagcagcaacatcagcagcagcaacagcgtgAGCAGCGCGAGTGGGAGGAGCAATGCCGCATCCAGGAGAAACGCGTCCAGGAGCAACGCATCCTGGAGCAACGCATCCtccaggagcaacagcagcgccaacagcaggaggagcgCTACTCGGAGAGTCGCGaacagagcaacagcaccagaaACGTCCAGACCCAGCAGCACTACGAGGAGAACAAGCGGTATGTGGACATGGACAAGGCCTCGCCCGAGTATCAGCGCCACGTCCAACATTTGATGTCCCAGCCCGGCGAGATCATCTCCAATACGGTGGAGTACCCCAAGCCCAATGTAAAGATGATCACCACGGTGAAGCGCCTGCCCGATGGCACCATTGTCAAGAACAAGCGCTACGAGACCGAACAGGTAAATCCACAAACTCAGCGCCAAACTCAGAGCCAGactcagacccagacccagagccagacccagcgACGTACCCAGGATGTGCATGACAGCCATATCCGTaatcagagccagaaccaAAGCCAGCCTCGGGATGTGGTGGACAATGCAGAGCCACTGGGACGTCGTCCtgggcaacaacaacagccggTGGATCAAGAGCAGCTGACTCAGTCGCAGAGCTTCTCCTCTGTGAAGAAATCGAGTCGCCGCTTCTCCACGGAAACCACCTCGGAGACCGTCGAGGAGTTTGATGATCGCGGACAACCCATCACCAGCTCTCCCGCAGTCCGTCCCACTGCTCAGTCTCCGCGCCAGCCGGCGGCTCCTCCAACTAGTGACTTCTCCACTCACGGATTCCCCTCGGTGCGTCCAAACAAGCCCACGCAGGAGTTCTCCAGCCAGAGGCCCTcgaaagaggaggaggaggtggtggtggtcaAGTCGGAGAAGAGCCGCAATGTCAAGCAGAGCACCAGCTCTCAGCGCACCATCGAAACGGAGATTGTGGGAGATGATCAGCATCAGCCCCATCATCGTCCGCAAAGTCAGCCCCAGATAGCAGCCCCTACTCCCAGCTGGGAGCAGCCGGCAAGTCCCAGGCGTCAGCCTGTGGATGACTACAGCACCCATGGCTTCCCCTCGGTGCGCTCCCGACCAGATCAGCCGGATGGTGAGGTGATTGTCACGTCGAAGTCGGTGAGCCGCAACCAGAGCGCCAGCCACAAGTCGCAGACGGAGCGCATCATCGAGACGCAGGTGGATCAGGACTATCCAAAGGCCccccacagccacacccacacccactccatTACTACCCACTCGCATTCACCCCAATCTACTGGCCAACCGGCCAGTCCACGCCGAACCCATCCGAGCACCCATGGCTTCCCCTCGGCCCGATCTCCCACACGGCCCACGCCCGACTCTGCAGCGCGTCGCCCCGCCGCAGGCGCTCGTCCTGGAACTAGACCTGGAAACGCCCCGAACAGCTCGGACACCACGACCACAACCACGACCGTAACGCGTCGCCAGCTGCAGAAGGAGCGCGAAGTGGACGCCGCCCATCGGGCTTTCGCAGCATCGCTGCGCAGCAGTTCGCCGGCGGATAGCACCACTTCGGTGGGATCGCACCACCATCAGACGCCACGTTCGAGCATCTCCTCGACCCGCACCTACCGCCGAGAGGGGCGCGAGGGCTCGCATGACAGCCAGGCGCCCTCGGAGTCGAGTCGCATTAGCACCACAACGGTGACAAGGCAGACGGCGGGTGGATCAGCACCAGCCACTCCCAAGACTGTGGCCAaaacgccgccgccgcagcaacAGGTGgttaagcagcagcaggttaCTACCAAGACGATCAGCAACGAACCCAAGTCGCCCACTCAAAAGGCGGCAACGACCACTGTAACGACCACGACAACCAGCACCACCAAGAcaggtggtggtggcggtccATCCTCTccgacagcagcagtagccCCACCATCTCcgactccagcagcagctccagccagTCCCGCTCCAGTTCCAG ATAACAAGCTATCACAGTATACGTATACTACCACTAAGCCTGGCGACATATTCTCTCTGCcaccaactccaactccaactacTCCTCCTACTATTAACAACGAACCAACAACACTAACCACCAATAAAGACAacaccacagccacagcagccacagcaggcAGTGGCACAGGCACCACTACAACCACCACAGCAATCCCTACAGCAACAAGAACCATCTTAAGCGACAGCCAAGAACAAGAACCCATCCGAAAGGTAAAGGTGATCGCAAACGAAGCGCATGAaacggtggcagtggcggtggcagaaCCGCCTTGTGTGAAGCGTCTATACTATCAGCTGGGACCCGAAACCCTCAGCGAGGGGGAACCCGTGCCCCGTCCCTCAGAGAGCGTTG CCACCAAGCAGAAAGCGCCACCCAAGATGCGAAACCAGCCGAACCACAATCGAAACTACGACGATGATCAGAATGAGCCCGAACATGAACCCAAACCCCTTGCCAGTTCCAGGGGCAGTTCGAAGTCGCCGAGCGTCGAACGCCGACCGGTCTTCAGGGAAACCACATTCGAGGGCAGACGTGTCTCCCAGCCAGAGGAGGATGTCCTGCTCATTGAGGAGCAGATCCTTATCGATGAGACCTTGATTCAGTCacagcccaagcccaagcccaaccAAAGCAGCCCCGAGCCGAGATTTCCCAGATCCAGGACTCAGAGTCCCGAGAAACCGCGGGTTTCTCCACGACAGAGCCCCGAAAAACAGCCGCAGCACCCGCTGTCAGGAACTCGTCGTCCAAGCGCCGAGAAACAGCTGCCGGCCAAGGAGAGCCCGCAGAAACCAGCGGCGGCGACAACGGCGCCACGGCAGGGCAGTCCCGAGAAGCAGCTGCCCAGCAAGTATCCGACTCCCACTACCATGGGGCGTCCCAAAAGCCCTGAGAAAGCGGAGCTGGAGAGGGCTCAGAGTCCAGAGAAAGAGCCTGGATTGCCTAGAAGATCTTTCCAGTTGCCCAAAGAGAGCAGCCCCTCCCAGAAAACAGCACCCGAATGGCAGAGTCTGCCAAAGGCTCAGACTCCCTCAGAGCCGGGACTGCCAACAAGTCCTCAGAGGGCCCAGAGTCCAGGGAAGGAACCAGCTTTCTCCAGGGGATCACCCCGACAGAGTCCCGAAAAGGAGAGCCCGAGTCCCAGGTCTCTAACCCCAACCAATCCATCAATTCAGCAGAAACGAGAGGAGGATCTCTTCCGCAGCACGATCACTACCACTCAGACACGAAAAACGAAGAAGAATCTTAACGATGAATTTCTAACGAACGAACGCCAGAGCCAGCCCCAAAACGAAAAGGAAACCCAACCGCAACAGCTACCGCAAACACAACCCGAAGAAGCCATAGAAAGTCCAGATGGTGGTTTATTCTCCAAAGGAGGCGACTCCGAGCCCGAGCCAGTGGAGGAGGGAGCGGCACCTACTTATCGCAAAAAGGGTTTGAGCCGTCGCGAGACTTTCGAGGATCGTTGTCGCAAGATCCTGGGCATGGAGGAGGATGGGGATACCCAGGGAAGCTACATAACGCGACCcaacgatgatgatggtgatgatgatgatgatgatgatgcagaTCAGAATCAGGAAGAGGAGGATGAGCAGAAGATAAGGCAAACGACCACAACAAAGACGGAGACCATTGAGGTAAAGATCGAAGACTGCctcgatgacgatgatgatgataatgatcaGCCTTCGCGTCGTGTCACCGAGACCTTTGTGGTGCGCACCCAGCCGAAAATCAAGGTGGAGGAGGTCCAGCCGCAGCAAGAGCTCAGTGAGCTCTttgtggatgtggaggagCCCtcaaaggaggaggaggatctgCCCAGGAATCCCAAAGGGGACGCCGAGACCATCAATGTGAATGAGGAGACGACGATTTTTATTACCAAGCGACCCTCAAAATCACCCTCGCCTTTGCCCAAGACTACCCTGAAATCCGCCTCCAAATCTCCATCGCCTTCTCCTTCGCCATCTTCGATTCCCATTTtcgagccagaaccagagacGACGAGCTTCATCACCGAGAAGACCATTGATTGCCAGAGTAAGACCATCAAAAAGTCACTACCAGAAGGAGGCTGCACCACCAAGAAGTCTCCCCTCAAGAAAGTGGAACCCCAAGAGGAGCTACCCAAGAAACGGCCAAGTGTAACGACGAacacaaaaaccgaaaccgaacgTCGCAATTCacgcacctcctcctccaagCAGGCACCCAACCCACACCCAAAGGCTACCGCTCCGAAGAGTCCCAGAAAGGAGTCCCTGACGGGTCGAAAGCCGGAGACAcgcaccaacaccaccactaccactacGACGAAAACAGGACGAAAGCCCAGCGatgccagtcccagtcccagtgccagcaCATCACCATCAATCAAGGATCGCCTGCGCTCTTCGCCACGTAAGCAGCAGCCCCAGTCCCAACCCCAGAGCCAGAACAAGACACCAATAAAAGTGGATCATGTGGATGGGGACACCACTACCTCCCCAGATGTGAGTCCAACGCGGGGAGAGCGTCGTCGGTCGAGTAACATTTCCGTGCACACGGAGATCATCATTGATCACACGGCCCCGAAGTCGCCCCGGACCGAGCGTAGGCCCCAGCTGATAGCCGCCTTGAGCCCTGCCGCCGCAAGGAAGTTGCCTGTGACCGAGCGCAAGGATTCGGCGCCCGTGCCACGGGTGACGCGACGCGATAAGGCCGACAAGGTGATGCGCTCCACTAGTGAGAACATCATCAAGGTGGTCAACGGGCAGAAGAACCCCATCGCGAAGAACCCATCCAAGCAGCAGCCCGAGATGAGCAGCCTGAGGCCCGTGGAACGTGGCAGCCGACCCAGCAAGTGCTTCACCACCAAGACCATCAATCTGAGCGAACAGCTGCTGGTCAATAGCGAAGACATGATCATCGACATCCAGCAGGCAAAGAGCTCCAGGGAACCGTCGCCGGATCGCATCGTACCCACGCCGGTGAACGCCGCGATGGACAAGGACACGGGCAAGCCGCGTTATCCCGATGTGGTCCAGGAGCCGGACGATGAGCCGCGCAAGAAGCCGCAGGTTACCAACATACCCATCTTCGAGGAGGCGGCCAATGCCTATGTTGGCTGTCAGATCTCGGAGCTGCGCAACTCCAATGGCCTGGACGATGACATACTCGACAATCCCATGGTAGAGGCGCCCCAGAGTCTGGACTATCCCACAACCAGCAGCCCCGGCACCAGTACCGACCAGTCCCATCCCGTGGAGCCTGTACAGCCGCAGGACACCGACGAGTGCCTGCTTAGCGTCCACGAGAAGGTTTCTCGCTTCACCCACTCCGCCGAACAGGTGAAGCAGCCACGCAGCTCTGTCCCCTTTAGCCGGGAGTTCGACGAGAATGCCAAGATACCCGAGAACGATGAGTGCCTGCTGAGCATCAATCAGAAGGTGGACAAGTTCCTACGCACCGCCGAGAATATCACCAGGCAGCCGCTCACGCCTACCCCCAGTCGGGAGATGGAGCGCCCGCGCCCCAGCTTCGAGGAGATCGATGAGGAGCTGCGACAAGATGACTGCACCCTGAGCGTCTCTCAGAAGGTGCACAAGTTCATTGACACCGCCGAGAAGCTGGCCCCGACAGCGCCACAAAAATCGCCACGCCTGGTGGCCAGCATCGAAAGACACATCTCGCGGCAAGATACGGACTTGGAGCAGGAATCGGAACCGGAACTGCAGTCGGATCGAGAGGAAGAAGAATATCCCAAGCAGCCACAGGTGGAGTCGGAAGAGGAGGAACCTCTGCCCATGACCAAGAGTCACACCACAGCCATTGAGCTGAAGCGGCAAAAGGACATCCTCAACCGACCATCAGTCTTTGGACAGCCACGTGCCACAGAGGCCCTTCGTAAGCCATCCATCGTGTCCAAGCAGAATGGTACCAAGCTGCGATCGACtcccagcagcaccagcaccagcctgATTACCGAAGAGCGTCGATCCTACAGGAATCAGACCACAACTGGTAGCACCACCACGGGCAAGCCCAAGTCACCCCAGCAGCCGAGCAGCACCCCCAGGGGAGCTACCCCATCGAAACCCACAACATCTGGAGGCTCTCCAACGAAGCCCACAACAACTGGGGGTGGCTCCAAGCGTACCGTGGAGCATGTCAGCCAGAAGCAGTGGGTAATCAGCGATGTTGATGTGGACGTGGAGGTGGTGGGACCACCACCACCGAcccacagcaacagccgcaaGCCTCAGTCGCGtacccgttcccgttcccgttcgcCTTCTGCCTCCCCCTCACGCTCGTCGCCCTCCCCATCATCGACGCCGTCTCGCTCACCCAGTAGACGCACCATTGGCACCACCAAATCCAACTTGAACTCGACCGCCGCCAGCGTAGTTAAAACAACCACtgagcaccaccaccagcaccagcacaaCCACAGCAAAAGTCAAAGgcacagccccagcagcaccaccaagCAAAAAAGTCCAATGCCCACttcaagcccaagcccaagtcCAAGCCCGACTAACCACCCAAGCAAAACCATAGGTACAGCCACAACAGCTGATCCCGAACCCCATGTACACGTTGAATCCCTTCCAGCAATCCCAAATGGCAGCGGGGTAGGACGCACGGTAGCCACACGCAGGAATGTGTTCGAGAAGACACCACCACAGCAGGCAGCCCCAACAAGCACAACAGAGCCACAGCCTGGCGGGCGTCGTCCCTCGTACATGGATCACACCAAGAGCTCGCTGGAGCACATAAGACGTGACTCCCTGGAGATCAATAAGAACAACTATTCGCGCAAGTCCTCAGTGGAGGATGACTCGGGCCTGGAGCCACGCAATCCGAATACCTCGGTGAAGTTTGATGTGCCCAAAAAGGAGGATAAGATCAAGTTGAAGATCGATCTGGAGATTGAGGAGATCTTCGATCTGCAGGTACTCGAACAGCTCCTGGAGACAGTGAGCAGCTACGAGATGCGTCGCCGGATACGCGCCCAGATGCGGCTCATCAGAAAGAACATGATCAATGCGGGGATTACCACGACAACCACTACCACTACAACGACGGTGAAGACCTCTCCCAATGCTGCAGCCCCACTGGCATCGCAGCAGCCGAAGAAGCAGGCCCAGCAGGAAGCGATCCCCCCACGCGATCGTAGTCGCAGTCCAGAGGCTAagaccatcagcagcagcttcaaGGGAGTgcgcaccaccagcaccacgaGCAGCAGTTCCAGCACCAGAAGACAGCGAGGAGAGCAGGAGGTGGACAGCACCACAGGCACAGGTGGAGCAACGCCTCAGGGCAAGCCGCCGGTGAAGCCACGAGAGAGGAGCGCCAGTCCGGCCCAACGCCGTCGCAGCAGTCCCCCCGGCAAGCAGTCGCCTGTGAGCATTGCCACAACCACCACTCGGACTTCGAACAACGGGGCTGGTTCACGTGCTGGTACACCCAGCAAACCAGCACACCAGGGACCCATCTGGGCAGATCGCACTAAGGTGCTCAAAGGTCACGGGCCCGTCTCGAATGGTGGATCCAGTCCGCGAAAGGGATCTGCCACGAGCACCACTAGCACCAGCTCCACCGGAAAGATGACCCGAACCCTTCAGAGCACCAGCactagctccagctccaccgcCAGCTCTAGCACAAGGGCAGCCAAGCCCAAGCAGCGCGAGGAGGACTCCATTACATCAAGCTACGGAGTGGGACCCACGGACGAGAATGGACTGCCCCTCTTTGGGATAAGAGCGCTCAAGAAGAAAAGTCAGCCAGCACCGTGTGAGACCAAGCAAG AAGTCACAGGCTTTGTGATCGAGGAGCAGTTCTACTCGGACAACAAGTCCCCGCCCCGTCACGAGCGCAAGGAGCTGATCTACTCGAGCAATGCGGATGAGCTGGCTTCCATTCAgaaacagctgctgctggacgaTGACTACCAGCCGGAGTTGAATACCAAGCTTGTGAGAGAGTTCAAGAAAGTCGAGTCCGAActgcagccagagccagatgGCAGATATGTGCGCCGTGGTTCGGTGAAGGAGCTCAGCGAGAAGTTCATACGGAAAGAGTCCTCCTCGTCAACGCACTCTAGCACCTCTCAGTCCATGATGAGCAGCCGCACCGAGCATGCGGATGCAGATGAGGAGGAGACTGAGGACAGCGAATCCAATGAGGTGTGCAGCGTCATCGAGGCACCACAGATGCGCCAGGGCTCAACTACCAGCAGCTTAACCACCACCCGGTCCAGCAACACGCGCTCCTTCCTCAACAGCAGCGCGGATCAGCGGCAGGTGACCAGTGTGGACGATGTCCTGGAGCGCATGCGCAATGCCGATAATG TGGAGGAGCCTGGCGACACAAACGAAGATCGTGAGGCACGTGCTCTGCTCAACAAATTCCTTGGCGCCAGTGTGATAATGCAGGGCGTGGAGAGCATGCTTCCACCAACGGCTACGGGTCAGCGTCTGAATAGCCAAGGG GTGAAAACCACACGCATAACCAATACCTACAGCAAATCGGGAACTGGCAAggtcagcagcagcgcctcCTCAGCACCAGTTACACGCACAACTTGTGACATCGAGGAGATACAGGACGAGCAGATCCTAAAGCAATTG CTGGAACAGGCCTCCACCTACGAGGAGCGTCGCAAAATCCGTGCACGTCTACGCGAACTTATGGCGGAACGCGAAG AGAAAAAGAACTCAGCCGCAGCCTCTAAGCCaaaggaggaggcggaggaggagagcaGTGCCAGCGAGTATGAGGAGATCATCGAGGAGGTGACGGACtacagcgacgacgacgacaacaacgaagAGGAGACCACCAAAAAGGAGCTGCccaaggaggagaagaaggTAGAGAAGAAGGTAGCCTCCGCAGCCGTAGCCTCCGCAGCCTCTAAGGAGAGCAAAGTCAGCGAGAGTGTCACCAAAAAGTTGGCCAAAGTAGAGCTCTCAGAGCAAGCCACAACATCCACAACATCCTCGACATCCACAACATCCACAACAGACGGTGTCCAGACGGTGCAGCAGG